Proteins encoded by one window of Gehongia tenuis:
- a CDS encoding DNA-3-methyladenine glycosylase family protein yields the protein MKTVVWGPGVKVTGVQHFDLEKTLFCGQAFRWTAERTRFFGVARGRALEAWQEEDSIFLSPCTLKEFDEIWQEYFDLKRDYGRLQSEARAFVGDEILPDIHILRQPLFETLITFILSANNHIPRIRGLVERLAERAGKPIPDWPGAYDFPGPEDLAGLSEAELRSLGCGYRAPFLAETAQRVMEGCLEGVGELPYDEAKKRLMALPGVGDKVADCTLLYGAGCMEAFPVDVWVHRALKERWGVEGSRPKLALEARKRFGVHGGYLQQVLFYESRQAGGKGA from the coding sequence ATGAAAACAGTGGTGTGGGGGCCCGGCGTCAAGGTGACCGGGGTTCAACATTTTGATCTGGAAAAGACCCTGTTTTGCGGGCAGGCCTTTCGCTGGACAGCGGAGCGGACCCGCTTTTTCGGTGTGGCCCGGGGGAGAGCGCTGGAGGCCTGGCAGGAAGAGGATAGCATTTTCCTCAGTCCCTGCACTCTGAAAGAATTCGACGAAATCTGGCAGGAATACTTCGATCTCAAACGGGACTACGGGCGCCTCCAGTCGGAGGCCCGGGCCTTTGTGGGGGACGAGATCCTGCCTGATATTCATATTCTGCGCCAGCCCCTTTTTGAAACGCTGATCACCTTCATTCTGTCGGCGAACAATCATATTCCCAGGATTCGGGGGCTGGTGGAGCGGCTGGCTGAGCGGGCCGGAAAGCCGATTCCCGACTGGCCGGGGGCTTACGATTTCCCCGGACCGGAGGATCTGGCCGGCCTGTCCGAGGCGGAGCTGAGGAGTCTGGGTTGCGGATACCGGGCGCCCTTCCTGGCGGAGACGGCTCAAAGGGTGATGGAGGGCTGCCTTGAGGGCGTGGGGGAACTGCCCTATGACGAGGCCAAAAAGCGGCTGATGGCGCTGCCTGGGGTGGGAGATAAGGTGGCCGACTGCACACTGCTCTATGGCGCCGGCTGCATGGAGGCCTTTCCCGTGGATGTATGGGTCCACCGGGCTCTCAAAGAACGCTGGGGCGTGGAGGGAAGCCGGCCCAAACTGGCGCTGGAAGCGCGGAAACGCTTTGGCGTCCATGGTGGGTACCTGCAGCAGGTCCTATTCTATGAGAGCCGACAGGCGGGCGGGAAAGGAGCTTGA
- a CDS encoding Na/Pi cotransporter family protein has translation MSIFDVFALCGGLGLFLYGMKLMSEGLEQVAGDRMRRLLEVLTNNRLMAVGVGALVTAIIQSSSATTVMVVGFVNAGLMNLMQAVGVIMGANIGTTITAQLVAFKLTKIAPVFLLAGVLIILFSKKKTAQRVGQIIAGFGILFVGMEFMGTSMEPLQDSEAFRSFMVNFQNPLMGILAGAVFTAVIQSSSASVGILQALAMQGLIGIDSAIFVILGQNIGTCITAIISCIGTNNTAKRAAIIHLLFNLVGTIIFLLILTFVPFTDWIASMSPGDTVRQIANAHTIFNIVVTVLLFPCANLLVWLSKKIIPGEDPQTEQLRLKYLDERILETPAIALAQVYKETERMGRIAKENVNVAMEAFFTKNEALFDDVEKREKVLNYLNHEITSYLVKFNTLHAGTPEGEVIGALYHVVSDMERVGDHAENIVEYAESRAQGVSISDAAIVELKEMAELVDRILEEALLIFHTRSKESTNVINPIEERIDEMKDSLRNRHIERLNRGECTPRSGMIFLDLVTNLERIADHATNIAYSVREM, from the coding sequence ATGAGCATTTTTGATGTTTTTGCGCTATGCGGCGGCCTGGGACTGTTCCTATACGGCATGAAACTCATGTCGGAAGGATTGGAGCAGGTGGCGGGCGACCGTATGCGGCGTTTACTGGAGGTGCTGACCAACAATCGCCTGATGGCGGTTGGAGTGGGCGCTCTGGTGACAGCGATCATCCAATCGTCCAGTGCGACCACCGTTATGGTCGTAGGTTTTGTCAATGCCGGGCTGATGAACTTGATGCAGGCTGTGGGCGTGATCATGGGTGCCAATATTGGTACAACGATTACGGCTCAGCTCGTGGCATTCAAGCTCACCAAGATTGCCCCGGTTTTTTTATTGGCCGGCGTCCTTATCATTCTGTTTAGTAAGAAAAAGACGGCTCAGCGAGTGGGCCAGATCATTGCCGGATTCGGTATCCTGTTTGTGGGCATGGAATTTATGGGTACGTCTATGGAACCGCTACAGGACAGCGAAGCCTTCCGAAGCTTCATGGTTAACTTTCAAAATCCCTTGATGGGCATTCTGGCTGGCGCGGTTTTTACGGCGGTCATCCAAAGCTCCAGCGCTTCGGTGGGCATCCTGCAGGCCCTGGCCATGCAGGGGCTGATCGGAATTGATTCGGCTATCTTTGTAATCCTGGGCCAGAACATCGGTACCTGCATCACGGCCATCATCTCCTGCATTGGCACCAACAACACCGCTAAACGAGCGGCCATCATCCATTTGCTGTTTAACCTGGTGGGTACGATTATCTTCCTGCTCATCCTGACCTTTGTCCCCTTTACCGACTGGATAGCCTCCATGTCCCCGGGGGATACGGTGCGGCAGATTGCAAACGCCCATACCATCTTCAATATCGTGGTTACCGTGCTCCTCTTTCCCTGTGCCAATCTGCTGGTTTGGCTGTCCAAAAAGATCATTCCTGGCGAAGATCCGCAGACCGAGCAGCTTCGGCTGAAGTATTTGGACGAACGTATCCTGGAAACCCCCGCCATCGCGCTCGCCCAGGTGTATAAGGAGACCGAGCGCATGGGCCGGATCGCCAAGGAAAATGTCAACGTGGCTATGGAGGCCTTCTTCACGAAAAATGAGGCCCTCTTTGACGACGTGGAAAAGCGGGAGAAGGTACTCAACTATCTCAATCATGAGATTACGTCCTACCTGGTGAAGTTCAACACCCTCCATGCCGGTACGCCGGAAGGTGAAGTGATCGGCGCTTTGTACCATGTGGTCAGCGACATGGAAAGGGTGGGCGACCACGCGGAAAATATTGTTGAATATGCGGAAAGCCGGGCTCAGGGGGTGTCCATATCCGACGCGGCTATCGTGGAGCTGAAGGAGATGGCGGAGCTGGTGGACCGCATTTTGGAGGAAGCGCTGCTCATCTTCCACACCCGTTCCAAGGAGAGCACCAATGTGATCAACCCCATTGAGGAACGGATTGATGAGATGAAGGATTCTCTGCGGAACCGCCATATCGAGCGGCTGAACCGCGGCGAATGCACGCCACGAAGCGGTATGATTTTCCTGGATCTCGTGACCAATCTGGAACGTATCGCTGACCATGCCACCAATATTGCCTATTCGGTGCGCGAGATGTAG
- the trmL gene encoding tRNA (uridine(34)/cytosine(34)/5-carboxymethylaminomethyluridine(34)-2'-O)-methyltransferase TrmL has translation MHVVLVEPEIPQNTGNIARSCAATGTVLHLVHPLGFEISDKQVKRAGLDYWHLVEIHEHQSFAEVYEANSGHPFFFCSTKASKSYAEATFPDGSFLVFGKETKGLPEELLREHLSECIRIPMREGARSLNLGNSVAIVLYEALRQHDFAHLMKAGKLAAEFK, from the coding sequence ATGCATGTGGTCCTGGTGGAACCGGAGATTCCCCAGAATACTGGCAATATTGCAAGGAGCTGTGCTGCCACGGGGACGGTCCTTCATTTGGTCCATCCGCTCGGCTTTGAGATCAGCGATAAACAGGTGAAGCGGGCTGGGCTCGACTACTGGCATCTGGTGGAGATTCATGAACACCAAAGTTTTGCCGAGGTGTACGAGGCCAACAGCGGGCATCCTTTCTTTTTTTGCTCCACTAAAGCGTCCAAAAGCTATGCGGAGGCCACTTTTCCGGACGGGAGCTTTCTGGTCTTTGGCAAGGAGACGAAAGGTCTTCCCGAGGAGCTTTTGCGGGAACATCTTTCGGAATGTATCCGCATTCCCATGCGGGAGGGTGCAAGATCCCTTAATCTCGGTAATTCGGTGGCCATCGTTCTTTATGAGGCGCTGCGCCAGCACGACTTTGCCCATCTTATGAAAGCGGGGAAATTGGCGGCTGAATTCAAGTGA
- the rpmA gene encoding 50S ribosomal protein L27: MIRMNLQLFAHKKGVGSSRNGRDSAAQRLGTKRADGQFVLAGNILVRQRGTKIYPGNNVGIGSDDTLFALKDGVVRFERKGRDKKQVSIYPKEAAQ; encoded by the coding sequence ATGATCCGTATGAATTTGCAGCTTTTTGCGCATAAGAAAGGTGTGGGTAGCTCCCGTAACGGTCGCGACAGCGCGGCGCAGCGGCTGGGCACCAAGCGCGCCGATGGCCAGTTTGTGCTGGCGGGCAACATTTTGGTGCGGCAGCGTGGCACCAAGATCTATCCCGGCAACAACGTGGGCATTGGTTCCGATGACACCTTGTTCGCTTTGAAGGACGGCGTGGTGCGTTTTGAGCGCAAGGGCCGTGACAAGAAGCAGGTCAGCATCTATCCGAAAGAAGCTGCCCAATAA
- a CDS encoding ribosomal-processing cysteine protease Prp — protein MVTVEVLKGRRGFEGYRAYGHADYADEGMDIVCAGVSALTQSTAMGLAEILEISVDCSIEDGFLSLRLPAGLKQEQRRDAQLLMETMMLGLRRMEEQYSEYVRVVERTVE, from the coding sequence ATGGTCACCGTTGAAGTTTTAAAAGGCCGCAGGGGTTTTGAGGGTTATCGGGCCTATGGCCACGCCGATTATGCCGATGAAGGCATGGATATCGTGTGCGCCGGGGTGTCGGCCCTGACCCAGAGCACGGCCATGGGACTTGCAGAAATCCTTGAAATTTCCGTGGACTGTTCCATTGAGGATGGATTTCTCAGTTTAAGGCTTCCTGCGGGATTGAAGCAGGAACAGCGCCGGGATGCCCAGCTGCTCATGGAGACCATGATGCTCGGGCTTCGGCGGATGGAAGAACAGTATTCTGAATATGTGCGTGTCGTGGAAAGGACGGTGGAATAG
- the rplU gene encoding 50S ribosomal protein L21, with translation MYAIIEAGGKQYRVQEGDVVYVDKLKAAAGDNIDFKVLMLGKDDGAVVGSPYVEDAKVTGNVVGDVKGKKIIVFKYKPKKDYRRKKGHRQPYTKVEIKSIVG, from the coding sequence ATGTATGCCATTATTGAAGCGGGCGGAAAGCAGTATCGTGTCCAGGAAGGCGACGTGGTTTACGTCGACAAGCTTAAAGCTGCTGCCGGAGACAACATCGATTTCAAAGTTCTCATGCTGGGCAAGGATGACGGCGCCGTGGTCGGTTCGCCCTACGTTGAGGACGCCAAGGTTACCGGCAACGTGGTCGGCGATGTGAAGGGCAAGAAGATCATTGTTTTCAAGTACAAGCCCAAGAAGGATTATCGCCGCAAGAAGGGTCATCGTCAGCCCTACACGAAAGTGGAGATCAAGAGCATCGTTGGCTGA
- a CDS encoding DUF3842 family protein: MVAVVDGQGGGLGALLVETIKRRYPELEVVAVGTNALATSRMLKAGADSGATGENSVVVAAGRADAILGPMAIVLADAMMGEITAKMAAAVARARGEKILVPASRSCGVLLAGMPDMPLPKAAEAAVDELARALEL; this comes from the coding sequence ATGGTAGCGGTAGTGGATGGTCAGGGCGGCGGACTGGGCGCCCTTCTGGTGGAAACGATCAAAAGAAGATATCCTGAGCTGGAGGTTGTGGCGGTGGGCACCAATGCCCTGGCCACATCAAGGATGCTGAAAGCAGGCGCCGACAGCGGAGCTACGGGGGAGAACAGTGTTGTGGTGGCGGCTGGACGGGCGGACGCCATTCTGGGTCCCATGGCCATCGTGCTGGCCGATGCTATGATGGGGGAAATCACGGCAAAAATGGCGGCGGCGGTGGCCCGGGCCCGGGGAGAGAAGATTCTGGTGCCCGCCTCCCGTAGCTGCGGCGTGCTTCTTGCGGGCATGCCGGACATGCCTCTGCCGAAAGCCGCGGAAGCGGCGGTGGATGAGCTTGCCCGGGCCCTTGAACTTTAA